The bacterium genome includes a window with the following:
- a CDS encoding exodeoxyribonuclease III: MRIISWNVNGIRAVMKKGLFLPFIEKHDPDILCLQETKAEKGQVVIDLPQYEEYWNSADKKGYSGTAIFTKTKPLAVINGLPENIVKKYGLCADKYGNPLSEGRVISAEYEKFFVVTVYTPNAKDDLSRIPLRHKQWDPAFLAHCKELEKMKPVIFCGDLNVAHTPDDLARPKANEGLKGFTKEEREGFQSFIDAGFIDTFRIFHKGSGHYSWWSHFANARARNVGWRIDYILISPTLKSKVKKAEILPEVFGSDHCPVELVVSV; encoded by the coding sequence ATGAGAATAATTTCTTGGAACGTAAATGGCATTCGGGCCGTTATGAAAAAAGGCCTTTTTTTACCGTTTATTGAAAAACACGACCCAGATATTCTTTGTCTTCAGGAGACAAAAGCCGAAAAGGGTCAAGTGGTGATTGACTTGCCTCAATACGAAGAATACTGGAATTCGGCCGATAAAAAGGGCTACTCGGGGACGGCTATTTTTACAAAAACAAAACCTTTGGCGGTAATAAACGGCCTGCCGGAAAATATTGTGAAGAAATACGGACTTTGCGCGGATAAATATGGCAACCCCCTTTCTGAAGGCCGTGTTATATCTGCCGAGTATGAAAAGTTTTTTGTAGTTACTGTTTATACGCCGAACGCCAAAGACGACCTTTCCCGCATTCCCCTTCGCCATAAACAATGGGATCCGGCTTTTTTAGCGCATTGCAAAGAGCTTGAAAAGATGAAGCCCGTGATCTTTTGCGGGGACTTAAATGTTGCCCACACTCCCGATGACTTGGCTCGCCCAAAGGCCAATGAGGGACTTAAGGGATTTACGAAAGAAGAGCGTGAAGGGTTTCAGTCCTTTATAGACGCCGGATTTATTGATACTTTCCGGATATTTCACAAAGGTTCCGGTCACTATTCATGGTGGTCGCATTTTGCCAACGCCCGCGCCCGAAACGTCGGCTGGCGTATAGATTACATTCTCATCTCCCCCACTCTCAAATCTAAAGTAAAAAAAGCCGAGATACTTCCCGAAGTTTTTGGCTCCGACCATTGTCCGGTTGAGTTAGTGGTTAGCGT
- the rpsO gene encoding 30S ribosomal protein S15 yields MLTKIRKQRVMKETAVHDKDTGSADVQVAILTKRITELSRHLKKNPKDKHSRRGLLGMVADRQAHLRYLQKKNPRRYGTLIKKLELKK; encoded by the coding sequence ATGTTAACCAAAATTAGGAAACAGCGAGTCATGAAGGAGACAGCCGTTCACGATAAAGATACGGGTTCTGCTGACGTTCAGGTGGCCATTTTAACTAAAAGAATCACTGAATTGTCCCGTCATTTGAAGAAAAACCCGAAAGACAAGCACTCCAGAAGGGGACTTCTCGGTATGGTGGCCGACAGACAAGCTCATTTAAGATACCTTCAAAAGAAAAATCCGCGCAGATACGGTACACTGATTAAAAAGTTGGAATTAAAAAAGTGA
- a CDS encoding type II secretion system protein GspG produces the protein MTTQLLQLIISSIIGTTFIVNGVVLKTDDILAAATESVNGANIHQIATVLEMYYMDNGEYPAVSGGEELIDLFEKESRIRNRPLDPNVFSYHITENGQDYKLEITK, from the coding sequence ATGACAACACAACTTCTTCAACTTATAATTTCTTCAATTATTGGAACGACTTTCATAGTAAACGGCGTGGTTTTGAAAACTGACGATATTTTGGCTGCCGCTACCGAATCGGTAAACGGAGCAAACATTCATCAAATAGCCACAGTGCTTGAAATGTACTACATGGATAATGGCGAGTATCCGGCCGTTTCCGGCGGGGAAGAGCTTATAGACCTTTTTGAAAAGGAGAGCCGAATAAGAAACAGGCCTCTTGACCCGAACGTTTTCTCTTATCACATAACAGAGAACGGACAAGATTACAAACTGGAAATCACAAAATAG